The Mycolicibacterium monacense genome contains the following window.
TAAAGATGACGTCGCAGTGACCGGGTTGGGCGCCGACGCTCATCACGCAGCGGTAGCTGTGTGGGAGCACCACACGCGTTGTGGCCTCCGAGGCGTTGGACTGCCCGATCAACTCGCCCATCACCGCGGCCTTGAGTTGAGCGAGCAAGATGGATCCTTGCCGTGACGCGATGCCGGTTAGCGAGTCGATCTCACTGACGTTGATGATCGCCTGGGTGATCCGTTCGACGCCCTCCTTTTTCGGAGGGGCGAAGAGCGCGGCGATGCCCTCGCCGGAGCCGATGGGGCGTTCGATGATCGGCGTTGGCCACGCCAGTCGTGCGACCTTGTCGCTGATGCCTTTCCCGCCGCCGGACGGGGAGACGAACGCGCCGATCAGATTCAGTGATGCCGGCCCCCCGATCACGCCGGGCAGCTGGACGCCGGGGCTGGTGCTGGCGTGCACCCGGAGGAGGACCGCAAGGAACACGGCCCACTTGGCGGCGAAACGTGCGTGTGCCCACTGCCTGATCGTCTGGAGTTGGGGAGTCGCGTCGAAGAACTCGTCGCCGGTCAAGATGCTCTCCTAGAAGCCGTTGGGCGGGCCCAGGGGTGTGCTTCATCCCACTGGGCGCGCTGGAGTTGTTGGTGCGCGATCTGTGACCACGGGGCCGCCGTCGATATCTCCTGGTTCGCCTCGGCGCGTGCCGCTTGAGCTGTCTCCATGCGCAGAGCATGGTGTTCACCGGCGGCAGCCAACGCGAGCAACTTCCGCGGGTCGCTGTCGGCCAGGGCTCCCCATGCGGGGGTTCCGGCCATTGGCAATGATCCTGTGTTGGCCTGCGCGAGAACAGCTTCGAGGAACACATGGGTGGCCCACCACGAAACCTCTTGTGACGCGGAAGTGCCCGCCCCAATGGGGCGGGTCTCCCTGTGCGCTCTGGTCACTGGCGCTCCGCCTCAGCACCAAGCAGTCTCGAAAAGTGCACCGCGAAGCGCACTTTCCCAGACCAGTCGGTGCAATCTTCGCCAGCGAAAGCGCGGCAGAGCTGGCAAGCGGCGTTGAGTGGTTCGGCGGTCATCGGGTCAATCCCTGTTGAATGTCGGCGGCCCGGACCAGCGTCGCCGCCAACGATCTGGCGGCGTCGGAGCGTAACCGGAGCGTCTGCTCGACCCACTCCGCGCCGATGTATTTTTCGATGGTCAGCTCGATGCCGTCGAAGCGTTGGCCATCGGCTGCGAGCTCGCCCGACGTCAGGGCGCTTGGGTGAGCCATCGAGGTCGCAGTGACCCATATGTTCGGCGGGTGCGGCTCGCCTTCGAGCGGGATGGTTTTGACGCCGTGAACCATCCGCATGCAGTACGGATAGGTGTCGTGGTGGGTTTCGCCGGTACCACGGTGGTCGCACCACACGGCGTGGAAGTCCGTTGCGCTCATCGCTTCACCGCCTCGTCGCCTTCGAGGACGTCGTTCGCACGGTCCAGCGCTACGGCGGCGCGGCGCAGATGGCCGAGTGCGGTGACAACGTCAGCGACCGCGAACAACGGTGCCGTCTCTGGCAGGTCGCGTAAGACGTCGTTGATGTCGTGGCGCAGGAGGTCGACGCGGTTGGCGGCGACGTCGAGCCGTTGGCTGGGCGACTCCGGTGGTACGTAGGTGGCGCAGAACGCGCACACATCGCTGTCGCAGGTGGGTACCGTGCAGTGCAGGCATTGCTTTACAGTGGTCATGACTAACCTTCCTGGTGATGGGTGAGTTCAGACGCCGTCAGGGCTGCCACCCTGGCGGCGTCATAATTTCGGGGCCGCATATCCTCGGTCCGGTCGGCCTCAGGATCAAGGCCGAGATCTTCGTGCTGCGGGTAGATCCGCATCAGGCAGCGCCGCCGATGCGATTCGCCGCGAGGTAGGCGACTACGTCTTCGCGGAGGTACCTGACGCGGCCGCCGATCTTCACGTAAGGGATGCCTCTGCGGCGATACCTGTCCTGGCTGAGCGCGTCGACAGTTGTTTGTACGACTCTCGCCACTTGGGAGGCGGTTGCGACTGGAGGCAGCGCCTCCGGCGCAAGGAGATCGGCCATTGATGTTTCCTTTCAATCGTTTGAGAGATCGTTTGGATCTCTCGCGAGGTAATAATGCATCACGATTCGCAACGTGGTCAAGTGAATCGCTGGAGAGATCCAAACGATCGCCTATCGTTGTCTCGTGACTCCTACACCGGATGCCTCGAAGGCGCTGACCAAGAACCCGTTGGGAGCAACCGGCGAGGCCGTTGCCGCCAACGTCGAGCGGCTGCGCACCGAGCAGAACCTGACATTCGCTGCGCTGTCCGAGCGGCTGTCTCGGATCGGGCGGCCGATCCCAACGCTCGGATTGCGCAAGATCGTTGCCGAGACGCGGCGGGTCGACGCGGACGACCTGGCCGCTTTAGCTGCGGCACTTGATGTTTCGCCGGTTACCCTGCTGATGCCTGAGACGTCTGATGCTGACGAGCAAGTGTCGGTCACAGGCAAGGAGGGGCCGGTGCCAGCGGGGCAGGTATGGGACTGGTTGCGCGCGTGGGAGACGATCGACCGTAAAGGCCGGCTTGAGTGGTTCATTCGTTCCTGGCCCGTTTGGGACAGGGATCGCCTCGCCGAAAAGCTCGACGCCTTCAAGCAGCGGCAGGAAGACCACTTGCAGCGTCGGCGGGTAGCCAAGGGAGAGGCCGCTGATGGCAACGATTGAAAAGTACGAGACGAGCTCCGGCGCGGTCCGTTACCGGGTGCGGTACCGGACGCCGGACCGTCGACAGACTGACAAACGAGGGTTCCGCACCAAACGGGATGCCGAAGCGTTCGCCAACCAGCTCGAGGTGGACAAGCGGCGTGGGTCGTATGTAGCGCCGGCCGCCGGTCGGGTGAAACTGGGGGAGTACGCGCAGGAGTGGCTCGCGTCGAAACACAACCTCAAGCCGTCGACCCGGTCCCGGTATCAGGTGGTGCTGGACACCTTCATTGCGGAGCACGCACACGTCGCGCTGGGGGACATCTCGCGGCAGCTCGTGCGCGATTGGGTGGCCGAGATCAGTTCGGATCGATCACCGGCCACGGTGCACAAGGTGGTCGGTGTGTTGCGCCAGGTGCTCGCGATGGCGGTGTCGGACAACCGCCTGGTGCTGAACCCGGTCGACGGTGTCGAACTGCCCGCGGTGGGGACGGTCGAGCAGCGGTTCCTCACCCTCGAACAGCTGCACGCGCTGGCGGCGGCGTCGGGCGAGCACCGGGCGTTGGTTTACGTGCTCGGGACGTGCGGGTTGCGGTTCGGTGAGGCTGCGGAGCTTCGGTGGCGTGATGTCGACCTCGACCGACTGATGATCAGGGTCACGCGGTCTGTGGTGCTCGTGGACAACAAGTTCGTGGTGGGGTCGCCGAAGGGCGGCAAGGGCCGCACGGTGAGCCTGCCGGCCTTCGTCGCCGATCTGCTGCTGTCCGGTAGTTGTGCAGCAGCAGACGAACTAGTGTTCCCGGACTCCGCGGGTGGTCACATGCGGGGGACCAACGTGCGGCGGCGGTGGTGGTCTCAGGCGGTCACTGAGGCGCAGCTGTTTCCGACCATGACGGACCACGACACGGTGGTCTATGAGTTTAAGTTGCACGAGTTGCGGCACACAGCGGCGTCGTTGGCGATTCAGGCGGGCGCGAACATCAAGAGCTTGCAGAACATGCTGGGACACGAGAGCGCAGCCCTCACCCTGGACCGTTACGGCCATCTGTACGGGTCGGATGTGGATGCGGTCGGGGTGGCAATCAACGCGTTGTTGACTCGTGATTGTGGGCATAGTGTGGGCACGGACGCGGCCTAGACGCAGAACAGGCCAGACCACATAGGGTCTGACCTGCCGTTTGACTTGTGGAGCCTAGGAGATTCGAACTCCTGACATCTGCCTTGCAAAGGCAGCGCTCTACCAACTGAGCTAAGGCCCCTCGCGGGTCAGGCTGATCGTTCGTCGAGCGCGTGCCACACCTCGGGGCCGTGCCGTGACCGCCACACCAGAACCGACGCGGCCACCGCAGCGAGCACCAGAACGAATCGCACGGTGCCCCCTTC
Protein-coding sequences here:
- a CDS encoding DUF2742 domain-containing protein, which encodes MTRAHRETRPIGAGTSASQEVSWWATHVFLEAVLAQANTGSLPMAGTPAWGALADSDPRKLLALAAAGEHHALRMETAQAARAEANQEISTAAPWSQIAHQQLQRAQWDEAHPWARPTASRRAS
- a CDS encoding helix-turn-helix domain-containing protein; this translates as MADLLAPEALPPVATASQVARVVQTTVDALSQDRYRRRGIPYVKIGGRVRYLREDVVAYLAANRIGGAA
- a CDS encoding XRE family transcriptional regulator; protein product: MTPTPDASKALTKNPLGATGEAVAANVERLRTEQNLTFAALSERLSRIGRPIPTLGLRKIVAETRRVDADDLAALAAALDVSPVTLLMPETSDADEQVSVTGKEGPVPAGQVWDWLRAWETIDRKGRLEWFIRSWPVWDRDRLAEKLDAFKQRQEDHLQRRRVAKGEAADGND
- a CDS encoding tyrosine-type recombinase/integrase; the protein is MATIEKYETSSGAVRYRVRYRTPDRRQTDKRGFRTKRDAEAFANQLEVDKRRGSYVAPAAGRVKLGEYAQEWLASKHNLKPSTRSRYQVVLDTFIAEHAHVALGDISRQLVRDWVAEISSDRSPATVHKVVGVLRQVLAMAVSDNRLVLNPVDGVELPAVGTVEQRFLTLEQLHALAAASGEHRALVYVLGTCGLRFGEAAELRWRDVDLDRLMIRVTRSVVLVDNKFVVGSPKGGKGRTVSLPAFVADLLLSGSCAAADELVFPDSAGGHMRGTNVRRRWWSQAVTEAQLFPTMTDHDTVVYEFKLHELRHTAASLAIQAGANIKSLQNMLGHESAALTLDRYGHLYGSDVDAVGVAINALLTRDCGHSVGTDAA